One segment of Pandoraea pnomenusa DNA contains the following:
- a CDS encoding O-antigen ligase family protein — MKHSLSSQTQRRPGAAALWNGFAKAFFFLTPLTYVAAEGGASALFLVACCAAMYVVIKNVRDPELQPFKIKPDEWLFCAAMSAPILVVLIIEMSHGKLVGRTLDSPVRFLLGVPLFLAFRRLRPSAFARLDLSLCVGAIASLAALVPSFPEWGKGRVESYFMNPIHFGDVALLLSLLVVTTYRRADTVGMLAFKTIAAASALFASLLTGSRGGWIALPVVALVYVWSINRAFTWKGKTAMTLVATALIALPIIFSPWIGERVAAATADLRSYSQGHRDTSVGVRFQLYEYALRAIGDNPISGLGAEGFKRGIPSQVELGRLTPIAGQLGLGEAHNQILAYGADYGIPGILALLAIYFVPSVLFLRAASLAPIRSAQRTAALLGLWTCLAFFIFGLTVETFNLKSTVSLYVSLLAIFAAASQIRDEGPVESV; from the coding sequence ATGAAGCATAGTCTTTCCTCTCAAACGCAGCGCCGCCCCGGTGCGGCTGCTTTATGGAACGGCTTCGCCAAGGCATTTTTCTTTTTGACGCCGCTGACCTATGTGGCGGCGGAAGGCGGCGCCAGCGCGCTGTTCCTGGTTGCGTGTTGTGCTGCGATGTACGTTGTTATCAAGAACGTACGGGACCCGGAGCTCCAACCTTTCAAAATCAAGCCGGACGAATGGTTGTTCTGTGCCGCAATGTCCGCGCCGATTCTCGTCGTGCTGATCATTGAGATGTCGCATGGCAAGCTCGTTGGCAGGACACTGGACTCTCCCGTGCGTTTTTTGCTCGGCGTGCCGCTGTTTCTCGCCTTCCGTCGACTTCGTCCGAGCGCATTCGCAAGGCTGGATCTCTCGTTGTGCGTAGGTGCCATCGCATCGCTCGCCGCGTTGGTTCCCAGCTTTCCGGAGTGGGGAAAAGGTCGAGTGGAAAGCTACTTCATGAACCCGATTCACTTCGGCGATGTGGCCCTGCTGCTGTCGCTGTTGGTAGTGACGACGTACCGACGCGCGGATACCGTCGGTATGCTGGCCTTCAAGACGATAGCGGCGGCTTCTGCATTGTTCGCGTCGTTGCTGACCGGCTCACGAGGCGGATGGATTGCGCTTCCCGTTGTTGCGTTGGTCTACGTATGGAGCATCAATCGAGCCTTCACCTGGAAAGGCAAGACGGCGATGACTCTGGTCGCGACCGCCCTGATCGCACTGCCGATCATCTTTTCGCCGTGGATCGGTGAGCGCGTAGCGGCGGCGACGGCCGATCTCAGGAGCTATTCGCAAGGTCACCGGGACACATCCGTGGGCGTTCGCTTTCAGTTGTATGAATACGCGTTGCGGGCGATTGGCGACAATCCGATATCCGGCCTGGGCGCGGAAGGGTTCAAGCGAGGCATTCCGTCCCAGGTCGAGCTGGGGCGCCTTACGCCAATCGCCGGTCAGTTGGGGCTTGGCGAGGCCCACAACCAAATCCTCGCGTACGGAGCGGACTACGGAATCCCGGGCATCCTGGCATTGCTCGCCATCTACTTTGTGCCGTCAGTGCTGTTTCTTCGTGCGGCATCGCTTGCGCCGATCCGCAGCGCGCAACGCACGGCCGCCCTCCTCGGCTTGTGGACGTGCCTGGCATTCTTCATCTTCGGTCTGACCGTGGAAACGTTTAACCTGAAGTCGACCGTCTCGCTGTACGTCAGCCTCTTGGCGATATTTGCGGCGGCGAGCCAGATACGGGACGAAGGGCCAGTCGAATCGGTGTGA
- a CDS encoding aspartyl/asparaginyl beta-hydroxylase domain-containing protein — protein MNAGAYIIKEDFFSQDEMATIADLAIKLGESKTAVHPDGKYGHVQWFKVPLTRESHSFVDKIYSFLGAEAGGLCVFYYLAPGAVLHPHRDLTGASANARIRFHVPVITNPKVRFEVSRERVTMKPGELWTLDTSYLHSVNNESDETRVHIVIECDINEQVRAHLKPKTFANRYHDVYFAGILGFSFLKALVVNSWRDPKYFVLQLKMIARFIGWRFLGKSRNGEI, from the coding sequence ATGAACGCGGGCGCATACATCATCAAAGAGGATTTTTTCAGCCAGGATGAGATGGCGACAATTGCCGATTTGGCAATCAAGCTGGGCGAATCCAAGACCGCCGTTCACCCCGACGGGAAATATGGCCACGTTCAATGGTTCAAGGTGCCGCTGACGCGTGAATCGCACAGCTTCGTGGACAAGATCTATTCATTCCTCGGTGCCGAGGCCGGCGGCCTGTGCGTTTTCTACTACCTGGCTCCCGGCGCCGTCCTGCACCCGCACCGCGATCTGACCGGCGCATCGGCCAACGCGCGAATCCGTTTCCACGTCCCGGTAATTACGAATCCCAAAGTTCGCTTTGAAGTGTCGCGTGAGCGCGTCACGATGAAGCCGGGCGAGCTGTGGACACTTGATACTTCTTATCTGCATAGCGTCAATAACGAAAGCGACGAAACGCGCGTTCATATCGTGATTGAATGTGATATCAATGAACAGGTTCGCGCCCACCTGAAACCCAAGACCTTCGCTAATCGATACCACGACGTATATTTCGCCGGTATTCTGGGCTTTTCGTTCCTCAAGGCGCTGGTCGTCAATTCGTGGCGTGATCCGAAATATTTCGTGCTGCAGTTGAAAATGATTGCGCGCTTTATCGGTTGGCGCTTCCTGGGAAAGAGTCGCAACGGCGAAATTTGA
- a CDS encoding GtrA family protein: MTSASRHDSWWKKLIEREFVRFLLVGASNTAFFYAAYALCLRLIEYRLAYTVAFALSVVFSYWLNAQFVFRVKMSLTGLLRFPFVYLVQYVMGIAMMYVLVDRLNVSAYVAPILVVCLTIPITFALSRHLLRGGRSH, translated from the coding sequence ATGACATCGGCAAGCCGACACGATTCCTGGTGGAAGAAGCTCATTGAACGCGAGTTCGTCCGCTTCCTGCTCGTCGGCGCGTCCAATACCGCGTTCTTCTACGCTGCGTATGCGCTATGCCTCAGGCTTATCGAGTACCGGCTGGCCTACACCGTCGCGTTTGCGCTAAGCGTCGTATTTTCGTATTGGCTGAACGCGCAGTTCGTCTTCCGCGTGAAGATGTCGCTGACCGGCCTGCTCCGCTTTCCCTTCGTGTACCTCGTCCAGTATGTGATGGGAATCGCGATGATGTACGTCCTCGTCGATCGCTTGAACGTGTCGGCCTATGTCGCCCCCATCCTCGTTGTCTGCCTGACCATTCCCATCACTTTCGCCCTCTCCCGACACCTGCTTCGCGGCGGACGTTCGCACTGA
- a CDS encoding complex I subunit 4 family protein, whose translation MFPILSLLIWLPIVAGALVMLLGRDRHPDVVRWTSLAAALASAAPILPLVHGFRTGVSSLQFVERFRWIDSFDASWHVGVDGISLWLVALTGVTTVIVVLASWRAVTTRMSAYFGSFLVLSGVMQGVFTAQDGMLFFVFFEATLLPMYLLIGVYGRLNRTHAAVKFFFFSLTGSLMMLLSMLYLYMRTQSFDIARWQALQLPLAVQVLLFIGFLGAFSVKVPMWPVHTWLPEVHLDGPTGAAVMLGMLKLGGYGLLRFNLPLLPDASHFLAPVMVVLSLIAVIYASLVALVQTDLRKLLAYSAVAHMGLVTLGLFLFSEMGTDGAVMQMISYGIVSGAMLLCTGMLYDRTGSASIDAYGGVAATMPRFAAFAMLFSMANVGMPGTSGFVGEFLVLMGAIKANFWIGALASLTLVLSAAYTLGMYKRVIFGRVGNGRVASLGDVSRREFALLGAMAVMVLAIGLDPKPLTDGIDATAVQVVQDIEQHRLPVIDPASPDMAGRRGGETSGRAALVVKTATQAG comes from the coding sequence ATGTTTCCCATTCTGTCGCTTCTCATCTGGCTTCCCATCGTCGCCGGTGCCCTCGTCATGCTGCTGGGTCGGGATCGTCACCCCGATGTCGTTCGCTGGACGTCGCTCGCTGCCGCCCTGGCGTCGGCGGCCCCCATTTTGCCGCTGGTCCATGGATTCCGAACCGGTGTGTCGAGTCTTCAGTTCGTCGAACGCTTTCGCTGGATCGATTCGTTCGATGCGTCCTGGCACGTCGGGGTCGACGGCATCTCGCTGTGGCTGGTCGCGCTGACCGGCGTGACGACCGTGATCGTGGTGTTGGCGTCGTGGCGCGCGGTGACCACGCGCATGAGCGCGTATTTCGGCAGCTTTCTCGTGCTCTCCGGGGTGATGCAGGGGGTGTTCACTGCGCAGGATGGCATGCTGTTCTTCGTCTTCTTCGAAGCCACGCTGTTGCCGATGTATCTGCTCATCGGCGTGTACGGACGCCTCAATCGCACGCATGCCGCCGTGAAGTTCTTCTTCTTCTCGCTGACCGGCTCACTGATGATGCTGCTCTCGATGCTCTATCTGTACATGCGCACGCAGAGTTTCGACATCGCACGATGGCAGGCCCTGCAGTTGCCCCTGGCGGTGCAGGTGCTGCTGTTCATCGGCTTTCTCGGCGCGTTCTCCGTCAAGGTGCCGATGTGGCCGGTGCACACCTGGTTGCCCGAGGTGCATCTTGACGGGCCCACCGGCGCGGCGGTCATGCTGGGCATGCTGAAGCTGGGCGGTTACGGCCTGCTGCGCTTCAATTTGCCGCTGCTGCCCGATGCGAGTCATTTCCTTGCGCCGGTCATGGTCGTGCTGTCGCTCATTGCCGTCATCTACGCGAGTCTGGTGGCGTTGGTGCAAACCGATCTGCGAAAGCTGCTCGCGTATTCGGCAGTCGCACACATGGGGTTGGTCACACTCGGTCTGTTCCTGTTCTCGGAGATGGGTACCGATGGCGCCGTCATGCAGATGATTTCGTATGGCATCGTCTCGGGCGCCATGCTGTTGTGCACCGGCATGTTGTACGACCGTACGGGAAGCGCCTCGATCGACGCGTATGGGGGAGTGGCCGCCACGATGCCGCGATTTGCCGCATTCGCGATGCTGTTCTCGATGGCGAATGTCGGAATGCCGGGCACGTCGGGCTTCGTGGGCGAGTTCCTCGTATTGATGGGCGCGATCAAGGCCAATTTCTGGATCGGTGCGTTAGCCTCGCTGACGTTGGTGCTGAGTGCCGCCTACACGCTCGGGATGTACAAGCGCGTGATTTTCGGTCGCGTGGGTAACGGGCGGGTTGCGTCGCTCGGCGACGTGAGCCGCCGCGAGTTTGCGCTGCTGGGCGCCATGGCGGTGATGGTGCTGGCGATCGGTCTCGATCCCAAGCCCCTCACCGACGGCATCGATGCCACGGCCGTCCAGGTGGTGCAGGACATCGAGCAGCACCGGCTTCCCGTGATCGATCCGGCGAGCCCGGACATGGCGGGGCGTCGCGGGGGGGAGACGTCAGGGCGTGCCGCGCTCGTCGTGAAGACAGCAACGCAGGCCGGTTGA
- a CDS encoding flavin reductase family protein: MSNDVHFYDPAKGHGLSHDPFKAIVAPRVIGWISSHDAQGRVNLAPYSFFGAFATFPPIIGFCSEGFKDSIANIEATREFVWNFTSKSLVAQMNRTSAPVPHEVDEFELAGLTKAPGVNVGVPHVAESPASLECKLLQIVRLQGLDGKPMDNWLALGQVVGVHIRREFLREDGTFDTAKAHPVMRAGYLGDYAEIGPMFDLRRPKA, encoded by the coding sequence ATGTCCAACGACGTTCACTTCTACGACCCCGCCAAGGGCCACGGCCTGTCCCACGATCCGTTCAAGGCCATTGTCGCGCCGCGCGTGATCGGCTGGATTTCCAGCCACGACGCGCAAGGCCGCGTCAACCTCGCGCCGTACAGCTTCTTCGGCGCGTTCGCGACCTTCCCGCCGATCATCGGCTTTTGCAGCGAAGGCTTCAAGGACTCCATCGCCAATATCGAGGCGACGCGCGAGTTCGTCTGGAATTTCACCAGCAAGTCGCTCGTCGCACAGATGAATCGTACGTCCGCACCGGTGCCGCATGAGGTCGACGAGTTCGAGCTGGCCGGGCTGACCAAGGCGCCCGGCGTGAATGTCGGCGTGCCGCACGTAGCCGAGTCGCCGGCATCGCTCGAATGCAAACTGTTGCAGATCGTGCGCTTGCAGGGACTCGACGGCAAGCCGATGGACAACTGGCTCGCCCTCGGGCAGGTGGTCGGAGTGCACATCCGGCGCGAGTTCCTGCGCGAGGACGGCACGTTCGATACCGCGAAGGCGCATCCGGTCATGCGCGCGGGCTATCTCGGCGACTATGCCGAGATCGGTCCGATGTTCGATCTGCGCCGACCGAAGGCCTGA